A region of Streptomyces sp. NBC_01264 DNA encodes the following proteins:
- a CDS encoding SDR family NAD(P)-dependent oxidoreductase codes for MGKLEGKTAVVTGGSSGIGLATAKLFAAEGAFVFITGRREEELAQAVRAVGVNVQGVRADVTNPADLDHLYEIVRTKGRIDVVFANAGTSEMASLEDVDEEHFHRIFDVNVKGVLFSVQKALPLLNDGASIILTGSIAAVKGAPGYSVYGASKAAIRHMVRAWTMELKDRGIRSNVISPGPIDTPVMRRQPRDAMAGILSAIPMGRTGRAEEVAEAALFLASEDSSFVTGIELFVDGGSAQV; via the coding sequence GTGGGGAAACTCGAGGGCAAAACCGCCGTGGTCACGGGCGGAAGTTCAGGAATCGGCCTCGCGACAGCGAAACTCTTCGCCGCGGAAGGCGCCTTCGTCTTCATCACGGGCCGTCGTGAGGAAGAGCTCGCGCAGGCGGTGAGGGCCGTCGGAGTCAATGTTCAAGGGGTCCGGGCCGACGTCACCAATCCAGCCGATCTTGATCACCTGTACGAGATCGTACGGACGAAGGGGCGAATCGATGTGGTCTTCGCCAATGCGGGCACCAGCGAGATGGCTTCGCTCGAGGACGTGGACGAAGAGCATTTCCACCGGATTTTCGACGTGAACGTCAAGGGCGTGCTCTTCTCGGTGCAAAAGGCGCTGCCCCTGTTGAACGACGGCGCTTCGATCATCCTGACCGGCTCCATCGCCGCCGTGAAGGGCGCGCCTGGATATTCCGTCTACGGAGCCAGCAAGGCGGCGATCCGCCACATGGTACGTGCCTGGACCATGGAACTGAAGGATCGCGGTATCCGGTCGAACGTCATCAGCCCGGGGCCGATCGACACTCCGGTCATGCGGCGACAACCCCGGGATGCGATGGCCGGCATCCTGTCCGCGATTCCGATGGGACGTACGGGGAGAGCGGAGGAAGTGGCCGAAGCGGCATTGTTCCTGGCTTCTGAGGATTCCAGTTTCGTCACCGGGATCGAACTCTTCGTCGATGGTGGAAGTGCGCAGGTCTGA
- a CDS encoding PIG-L family deacetylase — translation MIPSVLRSPARLKGVTAALVFLLCLAVTLGIVIGGPQASAEASAQVQRSATVASLSTGPTRVVQIVAHPDDDLFFMNPDIQQAVSEGIPVTSVYLTSGESDGVNMNSTGIAALHREGLAPVADRPLYAEARQNGIRAAYALMATGIRTSPWQRTVIATAGGGQAELDVLRAKPSVQLVWLEMKEAGSVSGYAPVSLHGLWDGVTRRIPSLLTTGTPVRKPFSYTRNQVVSTLVGVLERYRPTLVRTQDPTPGKYPNADHQDHVYGARFVQAALARYAAAVPFGQRPHFTVENYLGYQTHNYAEVLDAPAAGRKLRTLAAYAWSNGIDDCGSPAGCGDRKLATGIGEYHWADDIRYARGGSTSWLAAGPDGTTWAFSVLDGQLAVWHGTAGGAWSDARLLPGTGIDQGADAVTLPDGRIAVFATRTDLGATAADYSRQVVYTVQETPGGEGFSPWQSLGAPATDNVNGTLDFSAPAAAVGPDGRLSVYVRDGNYTLRGRTQTADGSWTPWEFLGGRGLAGDPVTATAADGTRFLFAATATSVTAWTSQGPDGELGSAVATGLPATTLPLTAAPSGEGVGLWFREPVSGDVLRTEATTGPEGLQLSPVTGAGGGAGGYGPTAACADGVTARGAGGFLGEGNASGRSWSRSPLPFVGGPADVCRAAGPTVGVVGWDARLHVAYSA, via the coding sequence ATGATCCCGTCCGTCCTGCGCAGCCCGGCCCGCCTCAAGGGCGTGACCGCAGCCCTCGTGTTTCTGCTCTGTCTCGCCGTCACCCTGGGCATCGTCATCGGCGGACCGCAGGCATCGGCGGAGGCCTCGGCGCAGGTGCAGCGGTCCGCCACCGTGGCTTCCCTCTCCACCGGCCCCACCAGGGTCGTGCAGATCGTCGCGCACCCGGACGACGACCTCTTCTTCATGAATCCCGACATCCAGCAAGCGGTCTCCGAGGGGATCCCGGTGACGTCCGTCTACCTCACCTCCGGTGAGAGCGACGGCGTCAACATGAACAGCACCGGCATCGCGGCCCTGCACCGGGAAGGACTCGCACCCGTCGCCGACCGTCCTCTGTACGCCGAGGCACGGCAGAACGGCATCCGCGCGGCCTACGCCCTGATGGCCACCGGCATACGCACCAGCCCCTGGCAGCGCACGGTCATCGCCACCGCGGGCGGTGGGCAGGCGGAGCTCGACGTCCTGCGGGCGAAGCCGTCCGTGCAGCTCGTCTGGCTCGAGATGAAGGAAGCGGGGTCCGTCAGCGGGTACGCACCTGTGAGCCTGCACGGCCTGTGGGACGGCGTCACCCGCCGGATCCCGTCCCTCCTCACCACCGGCACCCCCGTCCGCAAGCCGTTCTCGTACACCCGGAACCAGGTCGTCTCCACCCTCGTCGGGGTGCTCGAGCGGTACCGGCCCACCCTGGTCCGGACCCAGGACCCCACCCCCGGCAAGTACCCCAACGCCGACCATCAGGACCACGTCTACGGCGCACGATTCGTCCAGGCGGCCCTCGCACGGTACGCGGCCGCGGTTCCCTTCGGGCAGCGGCCGCACTTCACGGTGGAGAACTACCTGGGCTACCAGACCCACAACTACGCCGAGGTGCTGGATGCGCCCGCCGCCGGGCGGAAGCTGCGCACTCTCGCCGCGTACGCCTGGAGCAACGGCATCGACGACTGCGGCAGTCCCGCGGGCTGCGGAGACCGGAAGCTGGCCACGGGCATCGGCGAGTACCACTGGGCCGACGACATCCGCTACGCCCGCGGCGGCAGCACGTCCTGGCTGGCTGCCGGCCCGGACGGTACGACCTGGGCCTTCTCGGTGCTCGACGGGCAGCTGGCCGTCTGGCACGGCACCGCCGGGGGCGCCTGGAGCGACGCGCGGCTGCTGCCGGGTACGGGAATCGACCAGGGCGCCGACGCGGTCACCCTGCCCGACGGGAGGATCGCCGTGTTCGCCACCCGTACGGACCTGGGTGCGACCGCCGCGGACTACAGCCGTCAGGTCGTGTACACGGTCCAGGAGACCCCTGGCGGTGAAGGCTTCTCGCCCTGGCAGTCCCTCGGGGCACCCGCCACGGACAACGTGAACGGCACCCTCGACTTCAGTGCCCCCGCGGCTGCCGTGGGCCCGGACGGCCGGCTGAGCGTCTACGTGCGTGACGGAAACTACACCCTGCGCGGCCGTACCCAGACCGCAGACGGTTCGTGGACCCCTTGGGAATTCCTCGGCGGAAGGGGGCTCGCCGGTGACCCGGTGACCGCCACCGCCGCGGACGGCACGCGCTTCCTCTTCGCCGCCACCGCCACCTCGGTGACGGCATGGACTTCGCAGGGGCCGGACGGGGAACTCGGTTCCGCCGTCGCCACCGGTCTGCCCGCCACGACGCTGCCGCTGACCGCCGCGCCGAGCGGTGAAGGTGTCGGCCTCTGGTTCCGTGAGCCCGTCTCGGGCGATGTCCTGCGGACAGAGGCGACGACGGGACCGGAGGGGCTCCAGCTGTCCCCCGTCACCGGCGCGGGTGGCGGAGCCGGGGGCTACGGTCCGACCGCCGCGTGCGCCGACGGCGTCACCGCCCGCGGGGCGGGCGGTTTCCTCGGCGAGGGGAACGCGAGCGGCCGCTCGTGGAGCCGTAGCCCCCTGCCCTTCGTCGGCGGACCCGCCGATGTCTGCCGGGCCGCAGGCCCCACGGTGGGGGTGGTCGGGTGGGACGCCCGGCTGCACGTGGCGTACTCCGCCTGA
- a CDS encoding sensor histidine kinase, whose protein sequence is MAPFSRPSHPESFPRDLPSPPELVIRVQRRLALQTQCLFRIAVILFLGLELWLFPPRERTAASIAVVSAYAVWAVLLWVLAAKRRLGIQAVWWTVILDLVALTALLAVSGTFSDTSWSSPLMDDALALVPIMASFQFLARFTLAITLCAATLYVVGISVGQSRADPYWDYTGAHALFILLLGAGCALLSRVQRKRVRLIGSLFHHRAWLLARVMDAEERERDGLAEALHDGALQTVLAARHDIEEAVADHPSDALLRAERALEDATAQLRSTVTSLHSEILDSQGIAVALRYLAERTAQRSGLDVRVECEIATAGAADRMLHRTAVELLNNVVKHARATVAQIRLSSPKEGWARLEVSDDGIGITSGTLREKAESGHLGLSSHRGRIEGAGGAFTLSNNVPSGTSAEVLVPMDQSDFEGPPLSALIEEERRSGMRSWI, encoded by the coding sequence ATGGCACCGTTCAGCCGTCCTTCCCACCCGGAGTCGTTCCCGAGGGACCTGCCGAGTCCACCCGAACTCGTCATTCGGGTGCAGCGGCGGCTCGCCCTCCAGACGCAATGCCTGTTCAGGATCGCCGTCATCCTCTTCCTCGGGCTGGAGCTCTGGCTCTTCCCGCCCCGGGAACGCACGGCGGCATCGATCGCGGTCGTGTCCGCCTACGCGGTGTGGGCCGTACTCCTCTGGGTGCTGGCGGCGAAGCGGCGGCTCGGCATCCAAGCGGTCTGGTGGACGGTCATCCTCGACCTCGTCGCCCTGACGGCGCTGCTGGCCGTGTCCGGAACGTTCTCGGACACCTCGTGGTCCTCCCCCCTGATGGACGACGCCCTGGCACTCGTACCGATCATGGCCTCCTTCCAGTTCCTGGCACGCTTCACTCTGGCGATCACCCTCTGCGCCGCCACCCTGTACGTCGTCGGTATCAGCGTCGGGCAGAGCCGCGCCGACCCGTACTGGGACTACACGGGCGCCCACGCCCTGTTCATCCTGTTGCTGGGTGCGGGATGCGCCCTGCTGTCCAGGGTGCAGCGCAAGCGCGTCAGGCTGATCGGGTCCCTCTTCCACCACCGGGCCTGGCTCCTCGCGCGTGTCATGGATGCCGAGGAACGCGAGCGTGACGGGCTCGCGGAAGCGCTGCACGACGGTGCCCTGCAGACGGTGCTGGCCGCCCGGCACGACATCGAAGAAGCCGTCGCGGATCACCCCAGCGATGCCCTGTTGCGTGCCGAGAGGGCTCTGGAGGACGCCACCGCGCAGCTCCGCTCGACCGTCACCTCCCTCCACTCCGAGATCCTCGATTCGCAGGGCATCGCCGTCGCCCTGCGCTATCTCGCCGAGCGCACGGCGCAGCGCTCGGGGCTCGACGTCCGCGTCGAATGCGAGATCGCCACGGCCGGGGCGGCGGACAGGATGCTGCACAGGACCGCTGTCGAGCTGCTGAACAACGTGGTCAAGCACGCCCGGGCGACTGTGGCCCAGATTCGGCTGAGTTCACCCAAGGAGGGCTGGGCCCGACTCGAGGTCTCCGACGACGGCATCGGGATCACCTCGGGGACCCTGCGCGAGAAGGCGGAATCGGGACACCTGGGTCTCAGCTCGCACCGCGGCCGGATCGAAGGAGCCGGGGGCGCCTTCACCCTGAGCAACAACGTTCCCTCGGGCACCTCGGCCGAGGTGCTGGTCCCCATGGACCAGAGCGATTTCGAGGGGCCCCCGCTGTCCGCCCTCATCGAGGAGGAGCGGCGTTCCGGGATGCGGTCGTGGATCTGA
- a CDS encoding class I adenylate-forming enzyme family protein: MDRSLIGAPDQLLIGDVFANAARAVPDRAAAVMGDRSITFGQLDVRAHRLAALLHTRGLRRGDRVACWSGTDLDLVVLFAALARLGAVFAPVAGTLEAAEAAEVLASLRPALVVAGEGQRTSPVLHTVAPGGGVTSLRELAAAAGTADPAATVPYEDPELVETDPHAIFMTSGSTGRPKGIVLSHRAGFLRSHPGSQLEPRGAAVCTFPLFHMAAWTISLQQWQARDTVVHLARADGAAIREAVSVHRASRLYCVPAVWHRVLEAGPGPLPTLRFADTGTSAVTPALLDSIRAAAPHAHLRVFYGSTEAGNVTSIGGDELLAHPQSAGSPGTSVRIRLDPSGELLVRGPLLFHGYADDPQATEAAFTEGWYRTGDLARLDGAGRITLVGRTGDLIRTGGETVAPAEVEAAITAHPAVADAAVVGLPDPVWGEVVACLLVPQDPEAEPPDLDELRRYLRGNLAAHKHPRLLRVARTLPRTAATGQPRRQWIRAMLQETAPPPPPGPGNRG; the protein is encoded by the coding sequence ATGGACCGTTCCCTCATCGGCGCGCCGGATCAACTGCTCATCGGCGACGTCTTCGCCAACGCGGCCCGGGCGGTGCCCGACCGGGCCGCGGCGGTGATGGGCGACCGCTCGATCACCTTCGGGCAGCTCGACGTCCGCGCCCACCGCCTCGCCGCCCTGCTCCACACCCGCGGCCTGCGCCGGGGCGACCGCGTCGCCTGCTGGTCCGGCACGGACCTGGACCTCGTCGTGCTGTTCGCCGCCCTGGCCAGACTCGGAGCCGTGTTCGCCCCGGTCGCGGGCACCCTCGAAGCCGCCGAGGCCGCGGAAGTCCTCGCCTCGCTCCGTCCCGCGCTCGTGGTGGCGGGCGAGGGCCAGCGGACCAGCCCGGTCCTCCACACCGTCGCGCCGGGTGGCGGCGTGACGAGCCTGCGGGAGCTTGCCGCCGCCGCCGGAACCGCGGATCCGGCGGCGACGGTGCCTTACGAGGACCCGGAACTCGTCGAGACGGACCCGCACGCGATATTCATGACCTCGGGATCGACCGGCCGGCCCAAGGGCATCGTCCTCTCGCACCGGGCCGGTTTTTTGCGCTCGCACCCCGGCTCCCAGCTCGAACCTCGCGGCGCGGCCGTGTGCACCTTCCCGCTCTTCCACATGGCGGCGTGGACGATTTCGCTGCAGCAGTGGCAGGCACGGGACACCGTCGTCCATCTGGCGCGCGCGGACGGCGCGGCGATCCGTGAGGCCGTGTCCGTCCACCGGGCGTCCCGCCTCTACTGCGTACCAGCCGTCTGGCACCGCGTCCTCGAGGCGGGCCCCGGACCGCTCCCCACGCTCCGCTTCGCCGACACCGGGACCTCCGCGGTCACCCCCGCACTCCTCGACTCCATCCGTGCCGCCGCCCCCCACGCACACCTGCGCGTGTTCTACGGCTCGACCGAAGCCGGCAACGTCACCTCCATCGGCGGCGACGAACTCCTCGCACACCCGCAGAGCGCGGGCAGTCCCGGCACGTCCGTACGGATCCGCCTCGACCCGTCCGGAGAACTGCTGGTCCGAGGCCCGCTCCTCTTCCACGGATACGCCGACGATCCGCAGGCCACCGAAGCGGCCTTCACCGAAGGCTGGTACCGCACGGGCGACCTGGCACGACTCGACGGCGCAGGGCGGATCACCCTCGTCGGCAGGACCGGGGACCTGATCAGGACCGGAGGCGAGACGGTCGCCCCCGCCGAGGTGGAAGCCGCCATCACCGCGCATCCGGCGGTGGCGGACGCCGCCGTGGTCGGGCTGCCGGATCCGGTATGGGGCGAGGTCGTCGCCTGCCTGCTCGTACCGCAGGACCCGGAAGCCGAACCGCCGGACCTGGACGAACTGCGCCGCTACCTGCGGGGAAACCTCGCCGCGCACAAGCACCCCCGCCTGCTGCGCGTGGCGCGCACCCTCCCGCGCACCGCGGCCACGGGACAGCCCAGGCGGCAGTGGATCCGCGCGATGCTCCAGGAGACCGCACCGCCCCCGCCCCCCGGGCCGGGGAACCGCGGGTAG
- a CDS encoding D-2-hydroxyacid dehydrogenase, with product MAPRDEIVVGLAYPAAWDRRPPGTIARDVGALKAVDRRVVVAHCSLDRPRPGPPAIGVDRLDVAVALTVPPDVTRIAPRLRWVQSLGADVGSLMSRDLAGAGIRVTSASGVNAVAVAEFAFARVLAHFKRLDELALQQRAHRWIPRHGTQLAGRTLGILGLGAIGTELARRARAFGMHVTAVRRHTGMRSPDVDRLFRPADLHAMLAECHAVVACLPDTAETVDVMDTAAFAAMRPGAFFCNVGRGTAVVEEGLVAALRAGHLGGAAIDVTRDEPLAADSPLWDVQGLAVSPHCATAADVHFEGLYGLLRENLTRFLDGRPLINEVDPVLGY from the coding sequence ATGGCACCGAGGGACGAGATCGTCGTGGGCCTGGCCTATCCGGCGGCCTGGGACCGGCGGCCACCCGGAACGATCGCCCGCGACGTGGGCGCGCTGAAGGCCGTGGACCGGCGCGTGGTCGTCGCCCACTGCTCGCTGGACCGACCCCGCCCAGGGCCCCCGGCCATCGGGGTCGACCGGCTGGACGTCGCGGTCGCCCTGACCGTACCCCCGGACGTCACCCGCATCGCGCCCCGCCTGCGCTGGGTCCAGTCACTGGGAGCGGACGTGGGCAGCCTCATGTCCCGGGACCTGGCAGGCGCCGGCATCCGCGTGACGTCCGCCTCCGGGGTCAACGCGGTGGCCGTGGCCGAGTTCGCCTTCGCGCGGGTCCTCGCCCACTTCAAGAGGCTCGACGAACTGGCGCTGCAGCAGCGGGCGCACCGCTGGATCCCCCGCCACGGCACGCAGCTCGCCGGACGCACCCTGGGCATCCTCGGGCTCGGGGCGATCGGCACCGAACTGGCCCGCCGCGCCCGGGCCTTCGGAATGCACGTGACAGCCGTACGCCGGCATACCGGCATGCGCTCCCCGGACGTCGACCGGCTCTTCCGGCCGGCGGACCTCCACGCCATGCTCGCCGAATGCCATGCCGTCGTCGCGTGCCTCCCGGACACGGCCGAGACCGTCGACGTGATGGACACCGCGGCGTTCGCGGCCATGCGCCCGGGCGCCTTCTTCTGCAACGTCGGACGCGGAACGGCCGTGGTCGAGGAGGGACTCGTGGCGGCCCTGCGCGCAGGGCACCTGGGCGGAGCCGCCATCGACGTGACCCGCGACGAGCCGCTCGCCGCGGACAGCCCGTTGTGGGACGTGCAGGGGCTGGCCGTGTCCCCGCATTGCGCCACGGCCGCCGACGTCCACTTCGAGGGCCTGTACGGACTGCTCCGGGAGAACCTCACGCGCTTCCTGGACGGACGCCCGCTCATCAACGAGGTCGACCCCGTACTCGGGTACTGA
- a CDS encoding thiamine pyrophosphate-dependent enzyme, giving the protein MTERRALPVVPTDSPPACAARLVHDFTPGLIEVGAHQLCPGCGEPIAMRTVVEAVAELGLTRSSVAVFGIGCYTAFSNNLDLEVVQALHGRAPSVATGVKRARPELTVVTVQGDGDMVSEGLQEVLHAAARGERITCVMLNNGVLGETGGHMTATTVLGQRTKNTLDGRDAARHGHPIRLATLLAGMEGAVYVARGSVDSGANVRRTKRMVLRALTAQQYGFSFVEVLTMCPTGWFVETTRAPGYLADHHAKVHRVGVLKDEVERVPEGTPAGVPEEGE; this is encoded by the coding sequence GTGACCGAACGCCGAGCACTGCCCGTCGTCCCGACCGACAGTCCGCCCGCATGCGCTGCCCGGCTGGTGCACGACTTCACACCCGGCCTGATCGAGGTCGGGGCGCACCAGCTGTGTCCCGGCTGCGGCGAGCCCATCGCGATGCGGACCGTGGTCGAGGCGGTGGCCGAACTGGGCCTGACCCGTTCGAGCGTCGCCGTCTTCGGCATCGGCTGCTACACCGCCTTCTCCAACAACCTCGACCTGGAGGTCGTCCAAGCCCTGCACGGACGCGCGCCGTCCGTGGCCACCGGGGTCAAACGCGCACGCCCGGAGCTGACCGTGGTGACCGTCCAGGGCGACGGCGACATGGTCAGCGAAGGACTGCAGGAGGTCCTGCACGCGGCGGCCCGGGGCGAGCGCATCACCTGCGTCATGCTCAACAACGGTGTGCTCGGGGAGACCGGCGGGCACATGACGGCCACCACCGTGCTCGGCCAGCGCACGAAGAACACCCTCGACGGCCGGGACGCGGCCCGCCACGGCCACCCGATCCGGCTCGCCACTCTGCTGGCCGGCATGGAAGGCGCGGTCTACGTCGCCCGGGGATCCGTGGACAGCGGCGCCAACGTGCGCCGCACGAAGCGGATGGTGCTGCGCGCGCTGACGGCGCAGCAGTACGGCTTCTCGTTCGTGGAGGTGCTGACGATGTGCCCGACCGGCTGGTTCGTGGAGACGACCCGGGCCCCCGGCTACCTCGCGGACCACCACGCCAAGGTCCACCGCGTGGGCGTCCTCAAGGACGAGGTGGAGCGCGTGCCGGAGGGAACGCCCGCCGGCGTACCGGAGGAAGGGGAGTAA
- a CDS encoding 4Fe-4S binding protein, with translation MSAGTLVIDTEACKGCELCVDACPPGVLFMTADEVNARGHRYPRLLPGCIACNACTAICPDFVFQVYRYEGPAEASR, from the coding sequence ATGAGCGCCGGGACGCTCGTCATCGACACCGAGGCCTGCAAGGGCTGCGAACTCTGCGTCGACGCATGCCCGCCGGGCGTGCTCTTCATGACCGCCGACGAGGTCAACGCGCGGGGCCACCGCTACCCGCGCCTGCTGCCCGGTTGCATCGCCTGCAACGCGTGCACGGCGATCTGCCCCGACTTCGTCTTCCAGGTCTACCGCTACGAAGGGCCCGCGGAGGCGTCCCGGTGA
- a CDS encoding 2-oxoacid:acceptor oxidoreductase family protein, which produces MERQIPRATTRTGGTMERELLLTGIGGQGIQLAAHLLARALAAEGRDVQLFGSYGGMMRGGSTDATLVAGDREVQSPPTVSLAWSAIVMHDAHAPALPARLRPGGLLVRNSTLCGRPGDTVPDHVVLLDLPATAIAAGLGSVAAGTLVALGAYARATAIVGPDALERALTEVLPPYRHGAIAVNIQALHAGHSAVPEVRSPAWAGVAA; this is translated from the coding sequence ATGGAACGTCAGATACCGCGGGCGACGACGAGGACCGGTGGCACGATGGAACGCGAACTGTTGCTGACGGGCATCGGGGGACAGGGCATTCAGCTCGCCGCCCACCTCCTGGCGCGGGCCCTGGCGGCCGAAGGCCGCGACGTACAGCTCTTCGGGAGCTACGGCGGCATGATGCGCGGCGGCAGCACCGACGCCACGCTCGTCGCAGGCGACCGGGAGGTACAGAGCCCCCCGACCGTCTCCCTGGCCTGGTCCGCGATCGTCATGCACGACGCCCACGCACCCGCGCTGCCGGCCCGGCTCCGCCCCGGGGGCCTGCTGGTGCGCAACAGCACCCTGTGCGGGCGGCCCGGGGACACCGTCCCCGACCACGTCGTCCTCCTCGACTTACCGGCAACAGCCATCGCGGCCGGGCTGGGTTCCGTGGCGGCCGGCACCCTGGTCGCCCTCGGCGCCTACGCCCGCGCCACCGCGATCGTCGGACCCGACGCGCTGGAGCGGGCCCTGACCGAGGTCCTGCCGCCCTACCGGCACGGCGCGATCGCCGTCAACATCCAGGCACTGCACGCCGGTCACAGCGCGGTGCCCGAGGTCCGCAGCCCCGCCTGGGCGGGGGTCGCGGCATGA
- a CDS encoding TetR/AcrR family transcriptional regulator has protein sequence MTDSADVEGLAARAVDRSLAERSRASARDVRRLVEAAYTVVERTGALDLTMRDLLREAGMSNQAFYRYFRSKDDLFIAMLDDGRRRMTAHLRRRMARAQTPAEAVRAWVEGVLAQADDHRSAARTRPFLAHADRLAARFPEEQSASEQAMIEPLAEALIADAARRTPPRAHAARDARTVYLLAVAALHQHLRAGTAATREDTDYLVAFVLGGLDASAQADAAGGPWHVAGP, from the coding sequence ATGACGGACAGCGCGGACGTGGAGGGGTTGGCGGCGCGGGCCGTGGACCGGTCCCTGGCCGAACGCAGCCGGGCCTCGGCGCGGGACGTGCGCCGCCTGGTGGAGGCCGCGTACACGGTCGTCGAACGGACCGGCGCCCTCGACCTCACCATGCGGGACCTGCTGCGCGAGGCCGGTATGTCCAACCAGGCCTTCTACCGCTACTTCCGCTCCAAGGACGACCTGTTCATCGCGATGCTGGACGACGGGCGCCGGCGGATGACGGCCCACCTCCGCCGGCGGATGGCCCGCGCGCAGACACCGGCGGAGGCCGTGCGGGCCTGGGTGGAAGGGGTGCTGGCGCAGGCGGACGATCACCGCAGTGCGGCACGGACGCGGCCGTTCCTGGCACATGCAGACAGGCTCGCCGCCCGGTTCCCCGAGGAACAGAGCGCCTCCGAACAGGCCATGATCGAGCCCCTGGCCGAGGCCCTGATCGCCGATGCGGCCCGGAGGACGCCGCCGCGCGCCCATGCCGCCCGCGACGCGCGGACGGTCTACCTGCTGGCCGTCGCCGCCCTGCACCAGCACCTGCGGGCGGGGACCGCGGCGACCCGGGAGGACACCGACTACCTGGTCGCCTTCGTCCTCGGCGGCCTGGACGCGTCCGCACAGGCCGACGCGGCAGGCGGCCCCTGGCACGTCGCGGGACCCTGA